From Terriglobia bacterium, one genomic window encodes:
- a CDS encoding high-affinity nickel-transport family protein: protein MGSFFSIIAVGFFLGMRHATDADHVIAVTTIVTRQRQLRSAAMTGAFWGMGHTLTIFVVGAMIILFNVVIPTRLGLSMEFSVALMLIVLGIMNVAAFMRSASAISASASTDSGEVHIHPHAHGDYVHTHAHGHSPETHSHRSDRTPLALMDRLFGKLALYRPIRPFIVGVVHGLAGSAAVALLVLAAIPNPRWAVVYLLVFGAGTVGGMMLITMSIASAFTFMGKGRHKFSHRLGLVSGLLSMAFGLLLVYQIGFAGGLFTSHPHWLPR from the coding sequence ATGGGCAGTTTCTTTTCGATTATCGCGGTAGGATTTTTTCTGGGGATGCGCCATGCGACCGACGCGGACCATGTAATTGCCGTTACCACCATCGTGACGCGCCAGCGCCAGCTCAGGAGCGCGGCGATGACCGGCGCATTCTGGGGCATGGGCCACACTCTTACAATCTTCGTGGTAGGAGCCATGATTATCCTGTTCAATGTAGTCATTCCTACCCGTCTTGGTTTGAGTATGGAATTTTCTGTGGCGCTCATGTTGATTGTTCTTGGCATCATGAACGTTGCAGCGTTCATGCGTTCGGCATCAGCGATTTCGGCCAGCGCCAGCACGGATTCTGGAGAAGTGCACATTCATCCGCATGCGCATGGCGATTACGTTCACACGCACGCTCACGGACATTCACCGGAAACGCACTCTCATCGTTCTGACCGCACGCCATTGGCTCTTATGGACCGTCTCTTCGGCAAGCTCGCTTTATATCGTCCCATACGGCCGTTTATTGTGGGCGTGGTCCATGGGCTTGCGGGGTCCGCCGCGGTAGCTCTGCTTGTTTTGGCTGCGATTCCCAATCCACGCTGGGCGGTAGTTTACCTGCTGGTGTTTGGGGCAGGAACCGTGGGCGGCATGATGTTGATCACGATGAGCATCGCTTCTGCTTTCACGTTTATGGGAAAGGGCCGCCACAAATTTTCACACCGGCTTGGACTTGTTTCAGGCTTGCTCAGCATGGCATTTGGGTTATTGCTGGTTTACCAGATCGGATTTGCAGGCGGCCTTTTCACCAGCCATCCGCATTGGCTGCCTCGATAA
- a CDS encoding energy transducer TonB, with protein sequence MMLSLKLAPPPRKLTLVPAPVLQRRIKPPALKLLPRRTYTRGMLFSGAFHAVAIVAFVWFPALFHSPVVIDKYDHKNTAVASPYEPLILPLLPKVTASDSGAMGSAAPAAPSAVIDSIPLKRDYAGPQEIISDFPNATNRVQTIRRPDLVSPPNLKFPVRLQSMVILPSPAVPKFAPRRIEVQIPIPAATVELPKLVSVPQPVSAIPSEPASAKAAVQPAAVSSPIVELEATQRKAVIVINAVSVAPDPSVQIPDAQLSGNFVVGPSLGTASPPKFLAGDGKSETTPAKNSASASQPYKSASAGIDSNKGAGTSGSSSLPAAGSRNIAGTGVTSGNGTGSGSSTSSHGHGDGGMSGRVTGSSGAGGISISGGSPGRNGGIGSRTVPMSRSYGITIISGGSSGGAGRDMGVFDRSETVFSVAIPMGDVGGGADWPMQYAMLNHGPTGAGMVVPPFAQKKVAATMPRTQLASEQGAVFVSGVIDETGKLQSLRSIRTQDARSQPAIHALQQWQFLPAQLDGRPVASKVLIGVTVVEE encoded by the coding sequence CGCCGGCGCTGAAGCTGCTGCCGCGCCGCACGTATACCAGGGGGATGCTATTCTCCGGCGCTTTTCATGCAGTGGCGATTGTGGCATTCGTCTGGTTCCCTGCCCTCTTCCATAGTCCGGTTGTGATTGATAAGTACGATCACAAAAACACAGCGGTCGCATCGCCCTATGAGCCGCTCATTCTGCCTTTGCTGCCAAAGGTCACTGCCAGCGATTCCGGCGCTATGGGATCAGCCGCGCCTGCGGCGCCCAGTGCTGTGATCGACTCCATACCTCTCAAGCGTGACTATGCCGGTCCGCAGGAGATCATCTCTGACTTTCCCAACGCAACAAATCGCGTGCAGACCATTCGCCGCCCGGATCTGGTGTCGCCCCCGAACCTCAAATTTCCTGTGCGGCTGCAAAGCATGGTGATATTGCCGTCGCCAGCAGTCCCAAAGTTCGCTCCACGTAGAATTGAAGTCCAAATTCCCATTCCGGCAGCGACCGTAGAATTGCCCAAACTAGTGAGCGTTCCGCAGCCAGTTTCTGCAATTCCATCGGAGCCTGCATCTGCTAAAGCCGCCGTGCAGCCGGCCGCGGTAAGCAGCCCGATTGTCGAGTTAGAAGCCACTCAGCGAAAAGCTGTGATTGTGATAAACGCAGTCAGCGTTGCTCCCGACCCTTCTGTTCAGATTCCAGATGCCCAACTGAGCGGCAACTTTGTTGTAGGGCCGTCGCTTGGAACGGCTTCTCCGCCAAAATTCTTGGCGGGTGATGGCAAATCCGAGACTACACCTGCAAAGAATAGCGCGAGTGCTTCACAGCCATATAAAAGCGCCAGCGCAGGGATCGATAGTAATAAAGGAGCTGGGACCAGCGGCAGCTCTTCTTTACCCGCTGCTGGCAGCAGAAACATTGCTGGAACGGGCGTCACATCCGGCAATGGAACCGGCTCTGGCTCCAGCACATCAAGTCATGGTCACGGCGATGGTGGCATGAGCGGCAGAGTGACGGGCAGCAGCGGTGCAGGCGGGATTTCGATTTCTGGCGGCAGTCCGGGACGCAATGGCGGGATTGGCAGCCGGACTGTTCCGATGAGCCGATCCTATGGCATCACCATTATCTCCGGAGGTAGCAGCGGCGGAGCTGGACGTGACATGGGCGTCTTCGATCGAAGTGAGACTGTCTTCAGCGTGGCAATTCCTATGGGTGATGTGGGAGGCGGTGCGGATTGGCCAATGCAGTATGCCATGTTGAATCATGGACCGACCGGCGCAGGCATGGTGGTGCCTCCATTCGCGCAAAAGAAAGTGGCCGCCACAATGCCCAGGACCCAGCTTGCGAGTGAGCAGGGGGCCGTCTTTGTCAGCGGCGTCATTGACGAAACCGGCAAGTTGCAATCGCTGCGGTCCATACGCACGCAGGACGCGCGGTCTCAGCCGGCCATCCACGCTCTGCAGCAATGGCAATTCCTGCCCGCGCAGCTCGATGGACGGCCTGTGGCCAGCAAAGTTTTGATTGGTGTAACTGTAGTCGAGGAGTAG